In one window of Pseudomonadota bacterium DNA:
- a CDS encoding ATP-binding protein, translating to MAKEIKNQFNFKSQFNFKSLPSFIYNREIKPKETDINDIINATSSILPQHIEDEGIKIKFNLTNERLNIMADISRMQEALLNLIKNARDAMPLGGVLTIATKKANFNNGIYPYRNDKLSAMCAVCSISDTGYGMDEITLKRAFEPFFTSKNSTMQKGLGLPIAYHIVKEHNGSISMESSPGKGTTIKLYLPLSERGVEKVEPIPLPPSAGIGLMFNETFFSGNNNELASL from the coding sequence TCTTCCGTCGTTTATTTACAACAGGGAAATTAAACCGAAAGAAACGGATATCAACGATATTATCAACGCAACCAGCTCAATATTGCCCCAGCACATAGAAGACGAGGGCATTAAAATAAAATTTAATCTTACAAATGAAAGATTAAATATTATGGCCGATATTTCCAGGATGCAGGAAGCCCTACTGAATTTGATTAAAAATGCCCGGGACGCAATGCCCCTTGGCGGAGTGTTGACCATTGCTACAAAAAAAGCGAATTTCAACAACGGAATCTATCCATATAGAAATGATAAATTGTCGGCAATGTGCGCTGTCTGTTCAATATCCGATACGGGTTATGGCATGGATGAAATTACATTGAAAAGAGCCTTTGAGCCCTTCTTTACATCGAAAAACAGCACCATGCAAAAGGGTCTTGGCTTGCCCATAGCATATCACATTGTTAAAGAACACAACGGGAGCATATCCATGGAAAGCAGTCCGGGAAAGGGGACAACAATTAAGCTTTACCTGCCTTTGTCAGAACGCGGTGTAGAGAAAGTTGAGCCTATACCCCTTCCTCCATCTGCCGGAATAGGATTGATGTTTAATGAAACTTTTTTTAGTGGAAATAACAATGAACTGGCAAGTTTGTGA